In the genome of Pristis pectinata isolate sPriPec2 chromosome 10, sPriPec2.1.pri, whole genome shotgun sequence, one region contains:
- the LOC127575408 gene encoding low density lipoprotein receptor adapter protein 1-B-like isoform X1, giving the protein MDALKSAGRALIRSPSISRHSWGLVRHHKLSENWTDTKETLQEGMAFHLKYLGVTAVDQPKGEGMAAAAIRRIITVAKASGKKFLKVTLTVSPRGIMLEDTITNELIENVSIYRISYCTADKTQDKVFAYIAQSQLNETLECHAFLCPKKKIAQAVTLTVAQAFRVAFDLWEVAQEEKCKKTRELCNSPETSALNGATRYVEPDATTAKDHTINQVQNPFISQAEIHLGITRQSSPSCGSPSHTLSWAKDDGLDDAFSRLAESRTNKQCKNISDFQDSQVKKTHLSATDTSKVHSSLTDLSTGDSSPCLSVQAELPLSH; this is encoded by the exons AGTTGTCAGAAAACTGGACTGACACAAAAGAAACCTTACAAGAAGGGatggcctttcaccttaaatacctTGGTGTGACGGCAGTGGACCAGCCTAAAGGGGAAGGGATGGCGGCTGCAGCCATTAGGCGGATAATTACTGTG gCCAAGGCAAGTGGAAAGAAATTCCTCAAAGTTACCCTGACTGTTTCACCTCGAGGGATAATGTTGGAAGACACAATAACCAATGAACTTATAGAAAATGTCTCCATCTACAG AATATCATACTGCACTGCAGACAAGACTCAGGACAAGGTATTTGCATATATTGCTCAGAGCCAGCTAAATGAGACATTGGAATGTCATGCATTTCTGTGTCCgaagaaaaaaatt GCACAAGCTGTGACCTTAACGGTTGCTCAGGCCTTCAGAGTTGCGTTTGACCTTTGGGAAGTAGCACAAGAGG AAAAATGTAAAAAGACTCGTGAGCTATGTAACAGTCCTGAAACCTCAGCCCTTAATGGAGCAACACGATATGTAGAGCCAG ATGCAACCACAGCAAAGGATCATACAATAAACCAAGTCCAGAATCCATTTATTTCACAAGCCGAAATTCATCTCGGTATCACAAGGCAAAGCAGTCCATCCTGTGGATCCCCTTCACACACTCTCTCTTGGGCAA AGGACGACGGTCTTGATGATGCCTTTTCAAG ACTTGCTGAGTCTCGAACAAACAAACAGTGCAAGAATATCTCCGATTTTCAGGATTCTCAGGTAAAGAAGACGCACCTATCTGCCACGGACACTAGCAAAGTGCACTCATCCCTTACAGACTTAAGCACAGGAGACTCGTCACCATGCCTCTCAGTTCAGGCAGAACTGCCACTCTCCCATTGA